The Paramisgurnus dabryanus chromosome 17, PD_genome_1.1, whole genome shotgun sequence genome includes the window CACAATCATTTTAATGAATACAATGGCAGTGCGCCTTCTGCTTACTGTATGTGAACAGGCATGAAATTGGCTTCAGTGATGTCATCACCTCCGCATAAAATTTCCCTGACTGATTTACCTGATTTACCTACCTTGGTCTccttaaaacaaaaaagtattttaattcAATATTTTTTAACAGGTCTTACTACATTACTTAAAGAGGTAGGCTATGTTGTTGTGCAACCATAGACTGTATGCAATAACACGTGATTTTGTTTGAAAACAACAcgctggccgtttctcaatccgaggGCTGCAGCCTCCAAAGGTCGCATAGGCTTCATACGTCATCAAGtcttttttcttattaacaattataaagttgactattatttttAGTTAACTGTAAATTGTTTTAATATGCTTATGAATTGAGAATGTAATGCTCtgtttactttactttactttactttactttactttactttactttactttactttactttactttactttactttactatactttactttactttactttactttactttactttaataaaccaggcttgatgacgtatgcagcctgcatatgcgaccttaaGAGGCTGCAGCTTTCAGATTGAGGAACGGCCGCTGGCTCTATACTTCGCCCCTCCCAAAATTTGACAAAGTGAAACTTACTGCATTTCATGGCATGCTCTATTCAGTGCAAGAATACATATCTTCTCATTGGTGGAAGGCTGAAGACGGAAACATCACTGAAGATATAAGAAACTAAAAAGAGCAACACAGAAGTTTTTGCTGCCTTTTTGTCTGGTAAGTAAAATCATTTGATACGTAACGTTAATATAGTTCATTTGATCAAGAAAATACATGTAACATGTAAACATGTAAGCGTCGACGTCACAGCATTATTGTCACAACATTAGCTGGAGGCAGTTGTTGCCCATTAGCTTTGTCAAAAAGCCCCtgatcttttaataattagttCACAGATTTAAtcgattttattattattacttctaGTTTGTTTTATTAATAGGTACACACATGCAGTCTGTTTGCGGTAGGTCAGCGCTTATTTTACGCGTGATTTATTACGTTAAAAACAGCTGTGAAACTCAACGTGTGTCGAGTTGTTTAACAGTTTATCTGAACTTCCTGGCTTGCAGGTGGCAATtagtgatgagcgagtcacccgaaactcggatcatttaacccgatccctaaaatgactcgagaaccatgagtccttagtgaccattaacccgagtcagttgagtcctctcagattttgcattaaaaatgagaaattgtatcaaacacaaagctcttcaaatctttacaacagaattacaacaaataactctacataagctgccataggttctataacttgcaacaacgagttaatttacatcaccaaatgtcgactgggggtaccgagtgaaccaaaagctgctattccggatcattatttcttgcagctccgagtccgagtacaaagggatgcgtgcgcgtgacaatgagttggtcggcggctcggggattcacacagagagtgactcaacTCATGGAGCTTGAATCCTGGGCTAGGAGAAACAAGCCTTGCTCGTGTTGTTAACCCACTGACTCATGTAGGCTAATCTGTTGAAAtatttgactggcacaatgttttgggtagaagctgcaaatgtttaacatttttaaatacgaggactgctgcagcagtgctgctggaaagatccgccaccgacggacgtacacggctcctcttgttgactgagtcactcagagtgacgtgagtggttcactcacaggacccgtgcaggagcgggcgagcggctctgtctgggactcactcacaagattaaccgaagcctatcgtggatcttttaagtcaatctgaaacaggacacGTTCCTCTCACGTCCTAGTCAACCAAGCCTGACATCTTCTAAAtgtggtgttgatatatttgtcgttatgaaattaaactaaacacaccaaacttttacaattatgttattgataatgttaccacaggcatgcatgttttttacgaCTTCCTCAGGTCACATAAGCCCTTTTTTGTGAGCAGAGGAGTCATAAACTCGTAGCTGCACGCGTGATCCGAGTTGCTTGGTTGGCATTAGTATGACTTAGCGATTGGAATTGGGAGATTTTGACcaagtgactcaagtgactcgagtgactcgcacaacccggatcatattagtgagtgactcagaataacccgaatccttaaaaagatccgggTTGACCATCACTAGTGGCAATAGGCTTGTGCGACTTCAtgcgacagccggatgacgtcaaagttccgcgagagcgaatttaaagcaaactcctccgtttGATTTCGCAAatagctctcgcggtactttgacgtcatacggCTGTATAAGGTTGTAAATGTGTAATTTTGAAAGTAATTATTTAGTATTCAATTCAGTTCAATTCAACTTGATTTGTATAACGCTTTTCACAACTTTTCCTTGcaaatttaatataaaaagcaCAATTTCCATAGAAACCAAATCTTTATAGCTTAAATACACATAAATGTATTCTCttcttaaacatttttatttccaGAAATTTACAGCAATGGGCACCAATCTGTCTGCTCTAAAAGAGCGTGGCTACACATTAGTGAGTGAAGAAAAGAATAAGATCCTGGTGAAAAATGAAGGTGGCGACCAGTTTGTCATTAAAAAGTTGAGTGCTAACCAGGTAAGTTAGACAGTTTGATTATAATGAGATTTGAGAGTTAAAATCATTATAAATGAAACATGATTATACTTAGATTTGAGagtttgtttctgtttttaGGATGAATTACTGTTTCTCCTCAACCTCAGTCATCCACACATCGTCCATCATGAGGAATTCATCACAGGTTGTCGATCGAAAAATTCCAAATTCATACTGTTCATCTCTCAGGGCTGAATTAGATTCTCACTTTTTATCATATTTAAACTGTAATtaatctgctttcagattctgaCTGTTTGTATCTTGTAATGGAGCACTGCGAAGGTGGAGATCTTGCTCAGAAAATCAACAACAAAAAGGAGGGAACCGTTAAATTTTCTGAGAATGAGGCATGTCTGTCTTTATTGCTAAAACATCCATTAGCACAGGCATTGTAAATTCTGCTCCTGGTTTTTAGTCATTTTACTTCCAATCGAGCGCACGTGTAAAATCTAAGTATTGTCTTTGACTAAGTGGAACTTGCTGTTGACCCTCCAAGAGCAGAATTGAGCAGTTGTGACACTTTAAAagaaagttggttcaacttaaaaaaggaAGTTACttgaaaattttgagttaattcaaattaaaaatattagttgacacaacaatttttgactcaactaatatttttaactcaattttaaggcaaccacaTAACttacaaaacttttttaagttgaaccaacaaatctttattaaagtgcactgtaaaaagtgaaaagttggatcaattttactttcgtttcactttagataaaaatttttatatgaaaaacttcactttttacagtatatattaCAGCAAAGcaaaaatgtgtgaaagtattTATTCCTCAAATCCTCATATGTTTGTCACAGTGTTTTTTTCTCTGGTATGCAGTTAGTTGTTATATGTAGACAAATTACTCCAAATAATTCAATATCAAATGTTGCAtttgaaacaaaataaaatgtaaattcaCATTTTACTGATTTACAGATTCTGGAATGGATTGTGAGTACCTGCATAGCTTTGAAACACCTGCATGATCAACAGCTTATGCATAAAAACCTGCAGCCTGAGGTAAagatttaattcatttgatcTATACATTGCAAATTTTTATGTGGCAAAAGTTTATCAGTGTACTGTATATGCATAAAAAgcatgtataaaatgtatactcagagcactttttaaaaatgctttcACTCATTACAAGCATCTCCAACTTATATTTGGTTTTCTAATACAGAGCATATTATTCACCACATTCGGGACCATCCGTCTTGGCGAGTTTGATGCGATTCGTCAACGGTATTGTTTGCTTCTTTGACTCAAGCTGTTTTACCTGGATTAAAAATTTTGCACTGCATTTCATTATGTTTTAGCATTAGAGGTCTATTAACTAAATTGTAAAAGTACTGGTAGAAAATAAACAGTAcattccctgtatttttaccatgtgtatcatttcatttttttattttttttgtgctgTATCTATTAGGTCCACAGAAGAGCAAACAGCAGAAAATAAACCCTCATATGTTCCACCAGAGATTCTGAAGGGTGAACCTTATGAAGAGAAAACGTAATAAAATATCAACAAACAGTgatgagatatatatatatatatatatatatatatatatatatatatatatatatatatatatatattctttagcaaggaaacagagaaaaaataaattactgAATCTAAATATGAGagcttttataataataaaataataatcactttcacaGTGAAATATGGAGGTTGGGATGTGTCCTCTACGAGCTGTGCATGCTCAAGAGTCCGGTGAGATTTTACTTTTATCAGATTGAAGCTGAGTCAACAGGTTTAAAGCTCATGTTCTAAAATATAATGTACAATACCAATGCAGTACTGAGTAAAAATGATCACTTTTTTGATAGTCTATTTTAGACAAACTGACTATAAAAACGTttcaactacatgtcaactaactctcAATAATTTGCATCTACATTCCACCATGGCACCACCTGGTTAATATTTCACGTGAAAACATTATAGCAACTAATATTTTAGTATGTACTATTTTGTTTGAACCTAttgataaataaattattttaattgatCATCTAATTTTGTACCCATTTAGTTTCCTGGAATACTTTCAGTTGAGAATGTTCAAAAGATACTCACATCCTCCTATGAAGCTCTTCCTTTGACCTTCTCCGAGGATCTTCGTCAGCTGGTAAATGACACACTTCAGGCCAATCCATCGAGCCGTCCGTCTGTCAGCGAGATCTTGACCAGACCTTTTATCATTAATCATCTTTGTGAAAAGGTGAACTACTTAATCAAAATATTcataccctactgaaaaatccagctaagaacagcataagctggtgtctggttttagctggtttaaggtggcagtagtttaagctggtcctcccagcattggaaagctggtcaagctggtgtttgagctggtcttccagcctgaccagctaaatccagctagaccagcttaaaaagtgaccaaaacacagttagaccagcttgctacaccatcAAAACAAGCTTAAATCacgctgggagaccagctaaaccCAGCTTGCCAGCTTATGCTGGccttagctggatttttttttgtagGGTATGGCACTTGTTtctaaacaaaataataaaaagcactgaaaaaatgtgtcttttttattttcagaACAAGCAAACTATTAAGAGCCTTTATAGGACACTAGAGGAATTGAGAGCCCTGGCTGATGGTTTGGAAAGAGTCCATTTCAACACAACTGTAGGTAGTCTCACAGGAGGTGTAATGGGATTGGCTGGAGGAATCACGTCTGTGGTGGGACTTATTCTCTCTCCGTTCACTCTCGGAGCGTCTCTGATAGTAACAGGAGTGGGAATCGGCACGGCGGTAGCTGGAGGAATAACAGCTGGTGCCAGCAACATAACAAACATGGTTAACCAACGCACAAACCGGCAAAAGATAAAAATGCTCATAAAAGAGTTCCAAGAAAAAATTACCTCCACAGTTTGCTCCATTCAACACATCCAAATAGCCGTGGAAACTTTAGATAGACAGTTTTCCACAACCGATTGCGCGTTTTCTAACGCACAATCTGGGGCAAAGGCTGGAGCTCGACTTGGGCGAGGACTTGGAGGAATTCCAGAGATGCTCCGTCTAATTGAAGTTGTCAATTTTGGAAAGGTTGCAGCTCAGGCCGCAAGAGCCATTCGCGTGGCAGAAGCAGCTACAGGAATTTTGTCTGCACTTTTTGTAGCTGTTGATATTTTCTTTGTGTTTCTGGACTCGAGAGAAATCCACAACATCCGCCAAGATTGTGCTTTAAGAGCGAGTCGACAAGAATCAGGATCCACCAGCAACCAAAGCAGCGATCTGTCTGATCAGACATCAATTAACAGTGAAACAACAGATCTACTGCCTTCAGATACTCAACAAGCAGAAGATCTAAAGTCTGAGACCATGAAATTCGTAACGAAAATAAAGGAGACGACAGAGGAGCTTCAGGGGATTCTGGATACACTGCAAGACGCAATTCACCCAGCGTTTGAGATGCCTGATAACTAAAAATTGCTCAGTAAGCTCAGTGTTCttgatttatatatttattagtcATAGTAATGTTTAGGCATCAGTTTATTCTGGGTTTCCATGATAAAATATCTAAATCAGTATTGCTAATCTCAATAATGATCAAGGAAAATGTTGAGAAGCAATAAAGGAAGCATTGTAGCTTGCTGTACTCTCAATTAATCACGTCAAGAATGGGACTTCTTGTCTTTATCTCCTTAATATTTTGGAAATAGAAAACATAAGCatattttcctgttttttctgTATGTGAATGGCTGCTTAATGTAATTTTCTCTCCCTTGtacttaaataaatgtattgctaCAATCCAAACATTTGTATTTTCTTTTGATTCAATTTACTACATTTTACCAGGCCTATTTTACATTTAGTGCCTagttaaaacattatttgtttttatcattACATAAATGTATCCCCTCTGCCTGTCTCTTGCTCGGTTCTGGGCCGGGGtgataaaaaatatgcttatgTAGCAGTTTAGCCAGTTGCTGTGAACATTAAGATATGACATAAAATTAAGCCAATCAGCATCTCAAACGAGCCACAGATTGGACTGTAGGGGCTGAATAAAGCAAACAATTATCTCATCAGTAAAGTTTTAATAGATGACAACTGTAATCAAGGTACAGTAAAGATTATTATAATGTTGACCATGAGTCAAAACAAACTGTGTATGTGCACTGATGGATCACATTTCGCCAAGTGCAACATCTAACAACATTCCAATCAGGGACAAGTTCCCAATTTAAGTCTAGTTTAGGCTTACAATCAGGGTTACATATCATTCAGAAAGTATTTAGATCACCTTTACTCAGTTTCTTGGGTTGCAGCCTGATActacaaacaaataaattcATGATGTTTCTTATTGAACCACACTTAATTTCGTATCCCATAATGACAAAgtgaaaaacacattttagaaatatttagatttattaaaaagaagaaaaaaaactcaaaacttATCACATTTACAGACCTTGTAAAAAGAAAGTTGTACACTTGTTTAAtctccatccatatttatttttcaatctattttattaagatagaaacagaaaatacagggaatatttacaacaaaattttaaattacatttttaggaCTAAATCtcttctttaaaaacacatcttgagtgtTTTCAAGCAGaatgaaagttggattaacttaaaaaattacttcaattgttaacatctaaaaactagattttttttagataatccAGTACACATTTCCACATCAGTTCTGCCGATTCATAAACAAACTAATCACTCTCTTTTACTTATTGGATAATATGAGATGAATCtcaatttataataaatgtgtgtgtaaatacATTAATGCCATTATTGAGCCAGAAACTTTAACCTATGTTACTTAAGTAACTATGTTAAACAGTGAATGGGTATAACAGATTATAACACATGATGGCAGTCTtgtgctaaataataatttattatttactaaGAGACAGAAGTTATCCCTGCCTGCAGTCTCTGATAGGCATGTGCATTTAACCTTacccacagaatgacacaggtgaagcacaggcatgattaaacactgacccacagaatgacacaggtgaagcacaggcatgatttaacacACCCCCACAGTATGACACAGGTGAAGCAAAGGCAcgatttaacactgacccacaaAATGACACAGATGAAGCACAGGCAcgatttaacactgacccacagaatgacacaggtgaagcacaggcatgatttaacactgacccacagaatgacacaggtgaagcacaggcatgatttaacacACCCCCACAGTATGACACAGGTGAAGCAAAGGCACaatttaacactgacccacagaatgacacaggtgaagcacaggcacaatttaacactgacccacagaatgacacaggtgaagcacaggcacgatttaacactgacccacagaatgacacaggtgaagcacaggcacgatttaacactgacccacagaatgacacaggtgaagcacaggcatgatttaacactgacccacagaatgCGACAGAATTCTGTTCCAGCCCCAGTCAAACACATCTGAACCTGCTAGACTaatatgcatgtttgagctgccttaatttaaaacatcttGCAATGACATGTCTTAACATCTATCAGTGTCACAGTCACCTCAGTAATGTTCTtatttgtaaggtatgtttgtaaaaactact containing:
- the LOC135778070 gene encoding uncharacterized protein, whose amino-acid sequence is MGTNLSALKERGYTLVSEEKNKILVKNEGGDQFVIKKLSANQDELLFLLNLSHPHIVHHEEFITDSDCLYLVMEHCEGGDLAQKINNKKEGTVKFSENEILEWIVSTCIALKHLHDQQLMHKNLQPESILFTTFGTIRLGEFDAIRQRSTEEQTAENKPSYVPPEILKGEPYEEKTEIWRLGCVLYELCMLKSPFPGILSVENVQKILTSSYEALPLTFSEDLRQLVNDTLQANPSSRPSVSEILTRPFIINHLCEKNKQTIKSLYRTLEELRALADGLERVHFNTTVGSLTGGVMGLAGGITSVVGLILSPFTLGASLIVTGVGIGTAVAGGITAGASNITNMVNQRTNRQKIKMLIKEFQEKITSTVCSIQHIQIAVETLDRQFSTTDCAFSNAQSGAKAGARLGRGLGGIPEMLRLIEVVNFGKVAAQAARAIRVAEAATGILSALFVAVDIFFVFLDSREIHNIRQDCALRASRQESGSTSNQSSDLSDQTSINSETTDLLPSDTQQAEDLKSETMKFVTKIKETTEELQGILDTLQDAIHPAFEMPDN